A DNA window from Paralichthys olivaceus isolate ysfri-2021 chromosome 3, ASM2471397v2, whole genome shotgun sequence contains the following coding sequences:
- the znf644b gene encoding zinc finger protein 644, whose protein sequence is MSDMKQNAQEDKEVEIVSDTLGHTQEPLQSHTFCLKNNAAGLSSEEHENPLNGTQPNPFVYSSVPAVPHAGNSLPSGALVNGPGSHPTSEVHCVLNKGTVLSNNVLDAVWQVEKDTSPEVLPPPSELQSDAWKNTAGPAVKTLATQPGVNTPLSHLEENESKLAYSTLSGDSAEQMPISKPRIKQTIEAGSRHSAEWSQSSSDDNGDFEVIRWDPTTECFLHSGRRLETRVKHQREKQHTTHVKTMAGSPEKVNNSLNHSYRLPRPGNDVEYVDIANKGDSLDTQSGIKYSVIPFRDLSRNRVLESEQRISGVAQEGSNEENDPEDEDSFHQKVEQLKAEQLEQDPFFFSCTICNVNFMEKRHFHRHMMYHLGKHNQVKSENVSQAFICRECGRLFCDSNSLMKHIIIHQDRLEKLREEIKGLKNPEFEDRGTTVQCSHCVFGCNCQKIFVQHAKAGDNLKHYYFCEECNYITLTQQALELHLHVAHLNTHRPQCRKMTHTNDAEEADHVQFQCKMGFFTSRDKVESERHSKMENLRSRILDDKSRIAACKANLFKSAFGETAHSTHCSTGKKDIYVKKSTDKSSPQFKWHVRCTKNKLSPSLWRISKHGKLLLQPAGKLDVATDLTCVEEDAEQNGRRAFGSSKQANCPATADFLLSARNLKLDQMFFEGSKSDPESRSLPSKQANQNSPSMRKMSTPKHNTIDKMNGSILPRLSQRHKKHSAVRELEEGCEGGHNFCDDTSKATGSFLESTENERNPYARKYFKKRQRFSAKDQSPHILKDEGDGDEDCSDIEQLIIKEEYIEAVCDDSSGSPRTSESDGFDVFPSQVVEHRPCPYCPAMFQSGVGLSNHVRGHLHRAGLSYDARHMVSPEQVALRDHQPQTRRRIHTGVRKMRKAIKAETQGEHTCPLCWSWFDTKTGLSNHVRGHLKRIGRCVTSTSKSPLGILNDLLQDKKEHQNILRVLNKGQISPGPSASPKFISSSSRLVLMRTALPVKIKYEIKRPHAAGDGFVPKQEAKAFPERKEPQTEMQRGIQASSSTLVELLKTRQGSMEFTARNQEVFGARKLCSMTKDYKEETSWTHGECDSNKICSQCNSSLPAAVTLSGHLQAFACRKRIAVFEEPGYDYKQKKPRPRPGLKKKILPCLNAQIYTLTCRFCDLIFQGPLSIQEDWIKHLQRHLLQNSVPRSGMGMVEVLGYGSQNTNEHAS, encoded by the exons ATGTCTGATATGAAGCAAAATGCACAAGAGGACAAAGAGGTGGAAATAGTGTCTGACACCCTGGGTCATACTCAGGAGCCACTGCAGAGTCACACATTCTGTCTGAAAAACAATGCTGCAGGTCTGTCCTCAGAGGAGCACGAAAACCCTTTAAATGGAACCCAGCCGAATCCATTTGTATACAGCAGTGTCCCCGCTGTTCCCCATGCAGGCAATTCATTGCCTTCAGGAGCACTTGTTAATGGACCTGGTTCACACCCCACCTCAGAGGTACACTGTGTCCTGAACAAAGGCACTGTTTTATCCAACAATGTCCTGGATGCCGTGTGGCAAGTGGAGAAGGACACGAGCCCCGAGGTGTTACCACCACCTAGTGAGCTTCAATCAGACGCTTGGAAGAACACAGCGGGGCCCGCTGTAAAAACACTGGCCACACAGCCAGGTGTCAACACGCCACTGTCTCACTTGGAGGAGAATGAGTCTAAACTGGCCTATTCCACACTGTCAGGTGACAGTGCAGAGCAAATGCCCATTAGCAAACCTCGGATAAAACAGACAATAGAAGCGGGATCTCGACACAGTGCTGAATGGTCACAAAGCTCCTCTGATGATAATGGTGATTTTGAAGTAATCAGATGGGATCCAACAACAGAGTGCTTCTTGCACAGTGGCAGAAGGCTTGAGACCAGAGTGAAGCACcaaagagaaaagcagcacACTACACATGTAAAAACCATGGCAGGCTCCCCAGAAAAGGTCAACAACAGTTTAAATCACTCGTACAGACTTCCCCGCCCTGGTAATGATGTTGAATATGTTGACATTGCCAACAAAGGTGATTCTTTGGATACACAATCAGGTATTAAATATTCTGTCATACCTTTCAGAGATCTGTCAAGGAACAGAGTGTTAGAGTCTGAGCAGCGTATTTCTGGTGTAGCACAGGAAGGCTCTAATGAGGAAAATGACCCTGAAGATGAAGACAGTTTTCATCAAAAAGTGGAACAGTTGAAAGCAGAGCAACTTGAACAAGATCCATTCTTCTTCTCATGCACAATATGCAATGTTAATTTCAtggaaaaaagacatttccatAGACATATGATGTATCATTTAGGCAAGCATAATCAGGTGAAGAGTGAGAATGTTTCACAGGCCTTTATATGCAGGGAGTGTGGGCGTTTGTTCTGTGATAGCAACTCCCTCATGAAGCACATCATTATTCACCAAGACAGGCTGGAAAAACTTAGGGAGGAAATCAAAGGTCTCAAAAATCCAGAATTTGAAGACAGAGGCACCACAGTGCAGTGCTCTCACTGTGTATTCGGTTGTAATTGCCAGAAAATCTTTGTCCAGCACGCCAAAGCAGGCGATAATCTGAAGCACTACTACTTTTGTGAGGAGTGTAACTACATTACACTCACTCAGCAGGCACTCGAACTGCACCTACATGTCGCACACCTCAACACACACCGGCCTCAGTGCCGGAAAATGACTCATACTAATGATGCAGAGGAAGCAGACCATGTTCAGTTTCAGTGTAAAATGGGGTTTTTCACCAGCAGAGACAAAGTAGAGTCAGAAAGACATTCTAAGATGGAGAACCTGCGATCACGCATTCTGGATGACAAGTCCAGAATTGCTGCGTGTAAAGCAAATCTGTTCAAATCTGCCTTTGGAGAAACTGCCCATTCCACCCATTGTTCCACTGGAAAAAAGGACATTTACGTTAAGAAATCTACTGACAAAAGTTCTCCTCAGTTCAAGTGGCATGTTCGCTGCACCAAAAACAAACTGTCACCGTCTTTGTGGAGGATCAGCAAACATGGAAAATTACTCCTGCAACCAGCAGGTAAATTAGATGTGGCAACTGATCTCACCTGTGTGGAAGAAGATGCTGAACAAAATGGCCGCAGGGCATTTGGCAGCTCAAAGCAGGCAAACTGTCCTGCAACTGCTGATTTTTTACTGTCAGCTAGAAATCTTAAATTAGACCAGATGTTCTTTGAGGGTAGCAAGAGCGACCCGGAAAGCAGGAGCTTACCAAGCAAGCAAGCAAACCAAAATTCTCCATCAATGAGAAAAATGTCAACACCTAAGCATAACACTATTGACAAAATGAATGGTAGTATATTGCCAAGGCTTAGCCAGAGGCATAAGAAACATTCTGCAGTTAGGGAGTTGGAGGAGGGCTGTGAGGGCGGCCATAACTTCTGTGATGACACCAGCAAAGCTACAGGCAGCTTCTTGGAAAGCACTGAGAATGAAAGGAACCCGTATGCTCGGAAGTATTTCAAAAAGAGGCAGAGGTTTTCAGCTAAAGACCAAAGCCCCCATATCCTCAAGGATGAAGGTGATGGAGATGAAGACTGCAGTGACATAGAGCAGCTCATAATCAAGGAGGAGTATATCGAAGCTGTGTGTGATGATTCCTCAGGATCACCTCGCACGTCTGAGAGTGATGGGTTTGATGTTTTCCCCTCGCAAGTGGTAGAACACAGGCCCTGTCCATACTGCCCCGCCATGTTTCAGTCTGGAGTGGGTCTGTCCAATCATGTGCGAGGGCATCTTCATCGAGCTGGCTTGAGCTATGATGCTCGGCACATGGTTTCACCAGAGCAAGTAGCGCTGCGGGACCATCAGCCACAGACTCGCAGGAGGATCCATACTGGTGtgaggaaaatgagaaaag CTATTAAGGCAGAAACCCAGGGAGAGCACACATGTCCGCTGTGCTGGAGTTGGTTTGACACTAAGACTGGCCTCTCCAACCATGTGAGGGGACACCTTAAACGAATAGGTCGATGTGTTACCAGCACCAGTAAGTCCCCACTGGGCATCCTGAATGATCTGCTACAGGACAAAAAGGAACATCAGAACATACTCCGGGTCCTCAACAAGGGCCAGATCTCCCCAGGACCCTCAGCTTCTCCGAagttcatcagcagcagcagccgcctgGTCTTGATGCGTACTGCACTACCAGTGAAGATCAAGTATGAGATAAAGCGTCCACATGCCGCAGGGGATGGATTTGTACCAAAACAAGAAGCAAAAGCCTTTCCAGAGAGGAAGGAGCCCCAGACAGAAATGCAAAGAGGCATTCAGGCCTCCTCAAGCACTTTAGTTGAACTGCTCAAGACAAGACAGGGAAGTATGGAATTTACAGCAAGAAACCAGGAGGTCTTTGGTGCCAGGAAGCTCTGTAGTATGACCAAAGATTACAAGGAGGAGACAAGCTGGACTCATG GAGAATGTGATTCAAATAAGATTTGTAGTCAGTGTAACAGCAGCctccctgctgctgtcactCTGTCTGGTCATCTTCAAGCCTTTGCATGCAGGAAGAGGATTGCTGTTTTTGAAGAACCAG gCTATGATTATAAACAGAAGAAGCCAAGACCAAGGCCTGGGTTAAAAAAGAAGATTTTACCCTGCTTGAATGCTCAGATATACACACTCACCTGCAG ATTCTGTGACCTCATCTTCCAGGGTCCCCTGTCTATCCAGGAGGATTGGATCAAGCATTTACAGAGACACCTTCTGCAAAACAGTGTGCCCCGCTCAGGGATGGGGATGGTGGAGGTTTTGGGGTATGGGtcacaaaatacaaatgagCATGCGTCATGA